One Camelina sativa cultivar DH55 chromosome 3, Cs, whole genome shotgun sequence genomic window carries:
- the LOC104778321 gene encoding pectinesterase 1-like — MDSVNSFKGYGKVDEAQDSALKKKTRKRILLLSVSVVVLIAVIIAAVVATVVHKKDNDSTASSPHGLTPSTSLKTICSVTRYPESCISSISKLPSSNTTDPETLFKLSLKVIIDELDSISDLPEKLSKETEDERIKSALRVCGDLIEDALDRLNDTVSAIDDEEKKKTLSSSKIEDLKTWLSATVTDHDTCFDSLDELRQNKTEYANSTITHNLKSAMAKSTEFTSNSLAIVSKILAALSDLGIPIHRRRRLMSHHHQKPSVDFEEWARRKLLQTEGVKPDVTVAGDGTGDVKTVNEAVLMVPKKSLKMFVIYVKSGTYNENVVMDKSKCNVMIYGDGKGKTIISGSKNFVDGTPTYETATFAIQGKGFVMKDIGIINTSGATKHQAVAFRSGSDFSVYYQCSFDGFQDTLYPHSNRQFYRDCDVTGTIDFIFGSAAVVFQGCKIMPRQPLPNQFNTITAQGKKDPNQNSGMSIQRCTISANGNVVAPTYLGRPWKEFSTTVIMETEIGPVVRPIGWMSWVSGVDPPASIVYGEYKNTGPGSDVSQRVKWAGYKSVMSEVDAAKFTVATLLHGSDWIPATGVTHQLS; from the exons ATGGATTCTGTAAACTCCTTCAAAGGATATGGAAAAGTAGACGAAGCTCAAGATTCAGCattgaagaaaaagacaagaaaacgCATACTTCTACTATCAGTCTCCGTCGTGGTTCTCATCGCCGTGATAATCGCCGCCGTAGTCGCCACCGTCGTCCACAAAAAAGATAACGATTCAACAGCGAGTTCACCTCACGGGTTAACACCATCTACTTCACTCAAAACCATCTGCAGCGTAACTCGTTACCCTGAATCTTGCATTTCAAGTATCTCAAAGCTTCCATCTTCAAACACAACAGATCCAGAGACTCTGTTTAAGCTCTCGTTGAAAGTAATCATCGACGAGCTCGATTCGATTTCCGATTTACCGGAGAAGCTGTCAAAAGAGACAGAAGACGAAAGGATCAAATCTGCGTTAAGGGTTTGTGGAGATCTGATCGAAGATGCTTTGGATCGACTCAACGACACTGTCTCCGCCATTGatgacgaagagaagaagaaaactctgTCATCTTCCAAAATCGAAGATCTCAAGACTTGGCTTAGCGCAACGGTAACAGATCACGACACGTGTTTCGATTCGTTGGACGAATTGAgacagaacaaaacagagtatgCGAACTCGACGATTACACATAATCTGAAATCCGCAATGGCTAAATCGACAGAGTTCACAAGTAACAGTCTTGCAATAGTATCCAAGATTCTTGCTGCGTTGAGCGATTTGGGGATCCCGATTCACAGGAGAAGAAGACTgatgagtcatcatcatcagaagccaAGTGTGGATTTTGAGGAGTGGGCGAGACGGAAGTTGTTACAGACGGAAGGTGTGAAGCCTGATGTGACGGTGGCGGGTGATGGAACAGGGGATGTGAAGACGGTGAATGAAGCTGTGTTGATGGTGCCCAAGAAGAGTTTGAAGATGTTTGTGATCTATGTGAAGAGTGGAACTTATAATGAGAATGTTGTGATGGATAAGAGCAAATGCAATGTTATGATTTACGGCGACGGCAAAGGGAAGACCATTATTTCCGGTAGTAAGAACTTTGTCGACGGGACTCCTACTTATGAAACGGCGACGTTTG CTATACAAGGAAAAGGATTTGTGATGAAGGACATCGGAATCATAAACACCTCCGGAGCAACAAAACACCAAGCTGTGGCATTCCGATCAGGCTCCGATTTCTCAGTCTATTACCAATGCTCTTTCGATGGTTTTCAAGACACGCTTTACCCTCACTCCAACCGACAATTTTACCGTGACTGCGACGTCACTGGGACAATCGACTTCATATTCGGAAGTGCTGCTGTCGTTTTCCAAGGCTGCAAAATCATGCCTCGTCAGCCTCTTCCTAACCAGTTCAACACCATAACAGCTCAGGGCAAAAAAGATCCGAACCAAAACTCCGGGATGTCGATCCAGCGTTGCACTATCTCTGCAAACGGCAATGTGGTTGCTCCGACATATCTTGGCCGACCGTGGAAGGAGTTTTCCACAACCGTTATTATGGAGACAGAGATTGGACCGGTGGTTCGACCTATCGGGTGGATGTCGTGGGTTTCTGGAGTTGATCCGCCAGCAAGTATTGTGTACGGGGAGTATAAGAATACAGGTCCCGGGTCAGATGTTTCCCAACGAGTCAAATGGGCTGGGTATAAATCGGTTATGTCGGAGGTGGATGCTGCAAAGTTTACTGTGGCTACGCTTTTACATGGCAGTGATTGGATACCGGCGACAGGAGTGACACACCAGCTATCTTAA
- the LOC104778320 gene encoding pectinesterase 2-like has protein sequence MSSQTTLLKTMAPIKDFISKFSDFKNNKKLILSSATVALLVFATVVGVATTKSNQNKNQEITTLSSTSHAVLKSVCSSTLYPDLCFSAVAATGGKELASQKDVIEASLNLTTKAVRHNYFAVKKLITKRKGLTAREVTALHDCLEMIDETLDGLHVAVEDLHQYPKQKSLRKHADDLKTLISSAITNQGTCLDGFSYDNADKQVRKALLKGQVHVEHMCSNALAMIKNMTDTDIAKFELINKSSTPTNRKLKEITGDLDSEGWPHWLSVGERRLLQGSTVNADATVAADGSGDFRTIVAAVAAAPEKSNKRFVIHIKAGVYRENVEVTKKKKNIMFLGDGRGKTIITGSRNVVDGSTTFHSATVAAVGERFLARDITFQNTAGPSKHQAVALRVGSDFSAFYNCDMLAYQDTLYVHSNRQFFVKCHIIGTVDFIFGNAAAVLQDCDINARRPNPGQKNMVTAQGRSDPNQNTGIVIHNCRIGGTPDLLAVKETFPTYLGRPWKEYSRTVIMQSAISDVIRPAGWLEWSGSFALDTLTYREYLNRGAGAGTANRVTWKGFKVITSITEAQQYTAGQFIGGGGWLASTGFPFLLSL, from the exons ATGTCCTCAcaaacaacattgttgaaaACAATGGCACCAATcaaagattttatatccaaattcTCAgatttcaagaacaacaagaaactCATTCTCTCCTCCGCCACAGTAGCCTTGCTAGTATTTGCCACCGTAGTCGGAGTCGCCaccacaaaatcaaaccaaaacaaaaaccaagaaatcaCAACTCTATCTTCGACGTCACACGCCGTTCTAAAGTCCGTTTGCAGCTCAACTCTTTACCCGGATCTATGTTTCTCCGCCGTGGCAGCCACCGGAGGAAAAGAGCTGGCGTCACAGAAAGACGTCATCGAAGCGTCGCTTAACTTAACAACCAAAGCCGTGAGACACAACTACTTCGCCGTCAAGAAGCTGATCACAAAGAGGAAAGGCTTGACGGCGCGTGAGGTAACGGCGCTTCATGATTGTTTGGAGATGATAGACGAGACGCTAGATGGGCTCCACGTGGCGGTGGAGGATCTTCATCAGTATCCTAAGCAAAAGTCTCTGAGGAAACATGCAGATGATCTCAAAACGCTAATCAGCTCAGCCATTACTAACCAAGGGACTTGCCTTGACGGTTTCTCTTACGACAACGCTGATAAGCAAGTTCGTAAAGCGTTACTGAAGGGTCAG GTACACGTCGAACACATGTGTAGCAACGCATTAGCAATGATCAAGAACATGACAGACACAGACATAGCCAAGTTCGAGCTAATAAATAAGTCTTCCACCCCCACCAACCGCAAGCTCAAGGAGATTACCGGCGACTTAGACAGCGAAGGATGGCCACATTGGTTATCCGTAGGAGAAAGAAGGCTTCTTCAAGGTTCAACGGTCAATGCAGACGCTACGGTGGCAGCTGATGGAAGCGGTGACTTTAGGACGATAGTGGCGGCTGTAGCGGCGGCGCCGGAGAAGAGTAACAAGAGGTTTGTGATACATATAAAGGCAGGAGTCTATAGAGAGAATGTGGAggtgacgaagaagaagaagaatataatgTTTTTGGGAGATGGTCGAGGCAAAACTATTATCACCGGAAGTAGAAATGTCGTCGACGGAAGCACCACTTTCCACTCCGCTACGGTTG CTGCCGTCGGCGAGAGGTTCCTAGCCCGTGACATCACATTCCAAAACACGGCGGGTCCGTCAAAGCATCAAGCGGTGGCACTCCGAGTCGGGTCGGATTTTTCCGCTTTCTACAATTGCGACATGTTAGCTTACCAAGACACACTCTACGTCCACTCGAACCGTCAGTTCTTTGTGAAATGTCACATTATCGGAACCGTCGACTTCATCTTTGGAAACGCAGCCGCCGTGTTACAAGACTGTGATATAAACGCACGTAGACCAAATCCCGGCCAGAAAAACATGGTCACGGCACAAGGACGGTCCGATCCGAATCAAAACACGGGGATAGTGATCCATAACTGTCGGATCGGTGGCACGCCGGATCTTTTGGCGGTAAAAGAAACGTTTCCGACGTATCTTGGTCGTCCTTGGAAAGAATATTCACGGACGGTGATAATGCAATCGGCTATATCCGACGTGATCCGACCGGCAGGTTGGCTTGAGTGGAGCGGGAGTTTTGCGTTGGACACTCTGACTTATAGAGAGTATTTGAATAGAGGAGCAGGGGCAGGAACTGCGAATAGAGTAACGTGGAAGGGCTTTAAAGTAATTACAAGTATCACAGAAGCTCAGCAATATACAGCTGGTCAGTTTATTGGTGGTGGGGGATGGTTAGCGTCAACTGGTTTCCCTTTCTTGTTAAGtctttga